From Zingiber officinale cultivar Zhangliang chromosome 5B, Zo_v1.1, whole genome shotgun sequence, the proteins below share one genomic window:
- the LOC121985165 gene encoding salt tolerance receptor-like cytoplasmic kinase 1, with the protein MHLALLIILLLLAAAAVLTISLATVAYVKMFRRCKPFSGCCFGGSDDFEMGPARARVADGPGTEPEKGIPAPKQEAVPRRMGWAEVESATGKFSPSAVVGEGGSSTVYLARLPDSSLAALKLHRPCERLHHAFRLELDLLLRLCHPHIVRLLGYCDDREAEGALLFEYVPNGSLHEKLHGGGGEVLPWARRVAVAHQVAQALDYLHEGCDPQVVHGDVKAANVLLDGRMEAKLCDFGSARVGFSAAVAPPRPGRTMVVGSPGYVDPHYLRSGMISKKSDVYSFGVLLLELVTGGEAFDSERERRLTADMAPVLRDVERRAAEVVDPGLAGEYDAGEAAEVLGMAAMCLGYNPSLRPPMSHVVRMLREKNAASIGAVGVTKTSCST; encoded by the exons ATGCATTTGGCCCTGCTTATAATCCTTCTACttctcgccgccgccgccgtcctAACTATTTCTTTAGCTACGGTCGCGTACGTCAAGATGTTTCGAAGGTGCAAACCATTCAGCGGTTGCTGCTTTGGGGGCTCGGACGACTTCGAGATGGGTCCCGCCCGGGCCCGCGTCGCCGATGGTCCGGGAACTGAACCGGAGAAGGGGATTCCGGCTCCGAAGCAGGAGGCGGTTCCGAGGCGGATGGGGTGGGCCGAGGTGGAGTCGGCAACCGGGAAGTTCTCCCCCTCCGCGGTGGTCGGCGAAGGCGGATCCAGCACCGTCTACCTTGCACGCTTGCCGGATTCCTCCCTTGCCGCCCTCAAACTGCACCGCCCCTGCGAGCGCCTCCACCATGCCTTCCGCCTGGAGCTCgacctcctcctccgcctctgCCACCCCCACATCGTCCGGCTCCTCGGCTACTGCGACGACCGCG AGGCAGAAGGGGCTTTGTTGTTCGAGTACGTACCGAACGGGAGCCTTCACGAGAAGCTCCATGGTGGCGGCGGGGAGGTGCTGCCGTGGGCGCGGCGGGTGGCGGTGGCGCACCAGGTGGCGCAGGCGCTGGACTACCTTCACGAGGGCTGCGACCCTCAGGTGGTGCACGGAGACGTGAAGGCCGCGAACGTGCTCCTCGACGGCCGGATGGAGGCGAAGCTGTGCGACTTCGGATCTGCGCGCGTCGGCTTCTCGGCGGCGGTGGCGCCGCCGCGACCCGGGCGGACCATGGTGGTGGGCTCGCCAGGGTACGTCGACCCGCACTACCTGCGGTCCGGGATGATCTCCAAGAAGAGCGACGTGTACAGCTTTGGGGTGCTGCTGCTGGAGCTGGTCACCGGCGGGGAGGCGTTCGACtcggagagggagaggcggctgACGGCGGACATGGCCCCCGTGCTGCGGGACGTGGAGAGACGGGCGGCGGAGGTGGTGGACCCCGGATTGGCCGGGGAGTATGATGCCGGAGAGGCGGCGGAGGTATTGGGGATGGCGGCGATGTGCCTGGGGTATAACCCTAGTCTCCGCCCTCCGATGTCGCACGTGGTGAGAATGCTGCGGGAGAAGAACGCGGCATCCATCGGGGCCGTCGGAGTAACAAAAACCAGTTGTAGTACTTAA